From a single Lytechinus variegatus isolate NC3 chromosome 9, Lvar_3.0, whole genome shotgun sequence genomic region:
- the LOC121421224 gene encoding putative GPI-anchored protein pfl2, with amino-acid sequence MAQSTASTTATSSVVPSTTVAATSSMTVGTTATTAASSMNPSTSAGTATSSTNPSTTATAVTSSMAPSTVGTAATSSVVPTTTVAATSSMTVGTTATTAASSMNPSTSAGTATSSMNPSTTAMSSMAPSTASTTATSSVVPSTTAAATSSMTMGTTATTAASSMNPSTSAGTATSSMNPSTTATTATSSMAPSTVGTAATSSVVPSTTVAATSSMTVGTSATTAASSMNPSTSAGTATSSTNPSTTATTATSSMAPSTVGTAATSSVVPSTTVAATSSMTVGTTATTAASSMNPSTSAGTATSSMNPSTTATTATSSMAPSTASTTATSSVVPSTTVALHLQ; translated from the coding sequence GTGGTTCCAAGCACTACAGTAGCTGCTACATCCTCAATGACGGTGGGTACAACCGCAACAACTGCAGCATCTTCAATGAACCCGAGCACTTCTGCAGGAACTGCTACTTCCTCGACAAATCCTAGTACTACTGCAACAGCTGTAACGTCCTCAATGGCACCCAGCACTGTAGGAACGGCGGCAACTTCATCAGTGGTTCCGACCACTACAGTAGCTGCTACATCTTCAATGACGGTGGGTACTACTGCAACAACTGCAGCATCTTCAATGAACCCGAGCACTTCTGCAGGGACTGCTACTTCTTCGATGAATCCTAGTACTACTGCAATGTCGTCAATGGCGCCTAGCACTGCAAGTACTACGGCGACTTCATCAGTGGTTCCGAGCACTACAGCAGCTGCTACATCTTCAATGACAATGGGTACTACCGCAACAACTGCAGCATCTTCAATGAACCCGAGCACTTCTGCAGGAACTGCTACTTCCTCGATGAATCCTAGTACTACTGCAACAACTGCAACGTCCTCAATGGCACCCAGCACTGTAGGTACGGCGGCGACTTCATCAGTGGTGCCGAGCACTACAGTAGCTGCTACATCTTCTATGACAGTGGGTACTAGCGCAACAACTGCAGCATCTTCAATGAACCCGAGCACTTCTGCAGGAACTGCTACTTCCTCGACAAATCCTAGTACTACTGCAACAACTGCAACGTCCTCAATGGCACCCAGCACTGTAGGAACGGCGGCAACTTCATCAGTGGTTCCGAGCACTACAGTAGCTGCTACATCTTCAATGACGGTGGGTACTACTGCAACAACTGCAGCATCTTCAATGAACCCGAGCACTTCTGCAGGAACTGCTACTTCTTCGATGAATCCTAGTACTACTGCAACAACTGCAACGTCGTCAATGGCGCCAAGCACTGCAAGTACTACGGCGACTTCATCAGTGGTTCCGAGCACTACAGTAGCTCTACATCTTCAATGA
- the LOC121421225 gene encoding putative GPI-anchored protein pfl2, with amino-acid sequence MGTTTITAGSSMNPSTSAGTATSSMNPSTTATTATSSMAPSTVGTAATSSVVPSTTVAATSSMTVGTSATTAASSMNPSTSAGTATSSMNPSTTATAATSSMAPSTGSTMATSSVVPSTTVAATSSMAMGTTATTAASSMNPSTSAGTATSSMNPSTTATAATSSMAPSTGSTMATSSVVPSTTVAATSSMAMGTTATTAASSMNPSTSAGTATSSMNPSTTATAATQSAKQAGSTMATSSVVPSTTVAAISSMAMGTTATTAASSMNPSTSAGTATSSMNPSTTATAATSSMAPSTVGTAATSSVVPSTTAAATSSMTVGTTATTATSSMNPSTSAGTATSSMNPSTTATAATSSMAPSTGSTMATSSVVPSTTVAATSSMAMGTTATTAASSMNPSTSAGTATSSMNPSTTATAATSSMAPSTGSTMATSSVVPSTTVAATSSMAMGTTATTAASSMNPSTSAGTATSSMNPSTTATAATSSMAPSTGSTMATSSVVPSTTVAAISSMAMGTTATTAASSMNPSTSAGTATSSMNPSTTATTATSSMAPSTVGTAATSSVVPSTTVAPTSSMMVGTTATTAASSMNPSTSAETATNSMNPSTTATTATSSMAPAL; translated from the coding sequence ATGGGTACAACCACAATAACTGCAGGATCTTCAATGAACCCGAGCACTTCTGCAGGAACTGCTACTTCCTCGATGAATCCTAGTACTACTGCAACAACTGCAACGTCCTCAATGGCACCCAGCACTGTAGGTACGGCGGCGACTTCATCAGTGGTGCCGAGCACTACAGTAGCTGCTACATCTTCTATGACAGTGGGTACTAGCGCAACAACTGCAGCATCTTCAATGAACCCGAGCACTTCTGCAGGAACTGCTACTTCCTCGATGAATCCTAGTACTACAGCAACTGCTGCAACGTCGTCAATGGCGCCAAGCACTGGAAGTACTATGGCGACTTCATCAGTGGTTCCGAGCACTACAGTAGCTGCTACATCTTCCATGGCGATGGGTACTACCGCAACAACTGCAGCATCTTCAATGAACCCGAGCACTTCTGCCGGAACTGCTACTTCCTCGATGAATCCTAGTACTACAGCAACTGCTGCAACGTCGTCAATGGCGCCAAGCACTGGAAGTACTATGGCGACTTCATCAGTGGTTCCGAGCACTACAGTAGCTGCTACATCTTCAATGGCGATGGGTACTACCGCAACAACTGCAGCATCTTCAATGAACCCGAGCACTTCTGCCGGAACTGCTACTTCCTCGATGAATCCTAGTACTACAGCAACTGCTGCAACGCAATCGGCCAAGCAAGCTGGAAGTACTATGGCGACTTCATCAGTGGTTCCGAGCACTACAGTAGCTGCTATATCTTCAATGGCGATGGGTACTACCGCAACAACTGCAGCATCTTCAATGAACCCGAGCACTTCTGCAGGAACTGCTACTTCCTCGATGAATCCTAGTACTACAGCAACTGCTGCAACGTCGTCAATGGCACCCAGCACTGTAGGTACGGCGGCGACTTCATCAGTGGTTCCGAGCACTACAGCAGCTGCTACATCTTCAATGACGGTGGGTACTACCGCAACAACTGCAACATCTTCAATGAACCCGAGCACTTCTGCAGGAACTGCTACTTCCTCGATGAATCCTAGTACTACAGCAACTGCTGCAACGTCGTCAATGGCGCCAAGCACTGGAAGTACTATGGCGACTTCATCAGTGGTTCCGAGCACTACAGTAGCTGCTACATCTTCCATGGCGATGGGTACTACCGCAACAACTGCAGCATCTTCAATGAACCCGAGCACTTCTGCCGGAACTGCTACTTCCTCGATGAATCCTAGTACTACAGCAACTGCTGCAACGTCGTCAATGGCGCCAAGCACTGGAAGTACTATGGCGACTTCATCAGTGGTTCCGAGCACTACAGTAGCTGCTACATCTTCAATGGCGATGGGTACTACCGCAACAACTGCAGCATCTTCAATGAACCCGAGCACTTCTGCCGGAACTGCTACTTCCTCGATGAATCCTAGTACTACAGCAACTGCTGCAACGTCGTCAATGGCGCCAAGCACTGGAAGTACTATGGCGACTTCATCAGTGGTTCCGAGCACTACAGTAGCTGCTATATCTTCAATGGCGATGGGTACTACCGCAACAACTGCAGCATCTTCAATGAACCCGAGCACTTCTGCCGGAACTGCTACTTCCTCGATGAATCCTAGTACTACTGCAACAACTGCAACGTCCTCAATGGCACCCAGCACTGTAGGTACGGCGGCGACTTCATCAGTGGTTCCGAGCACTACAGTAGCTCCTACATCTTCAATGATGGTGGGTACTACCGCAACAACTGCAGCATCTTCAATGAACCCGAGCACTTCTGCAGAAACTGCTACTAACTCGATGAATCCTAGTACTACTGCAACAACTGCAACGTCCTCAATGGCACCAGCACTGTAG
- the LOC121421226 gene encoding uncharacterized protein LOC121421226, with protein sequence MLQCSSYSVAVVLGFTEEVAVPAEVLGFIEDAAIVAVVPIAIEDVAATVVLGTTDEVAIVLPVLGAIDDVAAVAVVLGFIEEVAVPAEVLGFIEDAAVVAVVPIAIEDVAATVVLGTTDEVAIVLAVLGAIDDVAVVAVVLGFIEEVAVPAEVLGFIEDAAVVAVVPTVIEDVAATVVLGTTDEVAAVPTVLGAIEDVAVVAVVLGFVEEVAVPAEVLGFIEDAAVVAVVPIVIEDVAAAVVLGTTDEVAVVLAVLGAIDDIAVVLGFIEEVAVPAEVLGFIEDVAVVAVVPTVIEDVAAAVVLGTTDEVAAVPTVLGAIEDVAVVAVVLGFIEEVAVPAEVLGFIEDAAVVAVVPIAIEDVAATVVLGTTDEVAIVLPVLGAIDDVAAVAVVLGFTEEVAVPAEVLGFIEDAAVVAVVPIAIEDVAATVVLGTTDEVAIVLAVLGAIDDVAAVAVVLGFIEEVAVPAEVLGFIEDAAVVAVVPIAIEDVAATVVLGTTDEVAAVPTVLGAIEDVAVVAVVLGFIEEVAVPAEVLGFIEDAAVVAVVPIAIEDVAATVVLGTTDEVAIVLPVLGAIDDVAAVAVVLGFIEEVAVPAEVLGFIEDAAVVAVVPTVIEDVAATVVLGTTDEVAVVLAVLCAIDDVAAVAVVLGFIEEVAVPAEVLGFIEDAAVVAVVPTIIEDVGATVVLGTTDEVTAVPTVLGAIDEVAAVAVVLGFIEEVAVPAEVLGFIEDVAVVAVVPTVIEDVAAAVVLGTTDEVAAVPTVLGAIEDVAVVAVVLGFIEEVAVPAEVLGFIEDAAVVAVVPIAIEDVAATVVLGTTDEVAIVLPVLGAIDDVAAVAVVLGFIEEVAVPAEVLGFIEDAAVVAVVPTVIEDVAAIVVLGTTDEVAVVLAVLCAIDDVAAVAVVLGFIEEVAVPAEMLGFIEDAALVAVVPVVIEDIEPTVVLGTTDEDAAVPTVLGAIDDVAAVPIVLGFIEEVAGPGEVLGFIEDAAVVPTVIEDVAATVVLGTTDEVAAVPTVLDAAVVAVVPTIIEDVGATVVLGTTDEVTAVPTVLGAIDEVAAVAVVLGFIEEVAVPAEVLGFIEDAAVVAVVPTVIEDVAAAVVLGTTDEVAAVPTVLGAIEDVAVVAVVLGFIEEVAVPAEVLGFIEDAAVVAVVPIAIENVAATVVLGTTDEVAIVLPVLGAIDDVAAVAVVLGFIEEVAVPAEVLGFIEDAAVVAVVPIAIEDVAATVVLGTTDEDAAVPTVLGAIEDVAVVAVVLGFIELVAVSAEVLGFIEDAAVVAVVPTIIEDVGATVVLGTTDEVAAVPTVLGAIEDVAVVAVVLGFIEEVAVPAEVLGFIEDAAVVAVVPTVIEDVAAAVVLGTTDEVAAVPTVLVPLRTLQLLL encoded by the exons ATGCTGCA ATGTAGCAGCTACT CAGTTGCTGTAGTACTAGGATTCACCGAGGAAGTAGCAGTTCCGGCAGAAGTGCTCGGGTTCATTGAAGATGCTGCAATTGTTGCGGTAGTACCCATCGCCATTGAAGATGTAGCAGCTACTGTAGTGCTCGGAACCACTGATGAAGTCGCCATAGTACTTCCAGTGCTTGGCGCCATTGACGACGTTGCAGCAGTTGCTGTAGTACTAGGATTCATCGAGGAAGTAGCAGTTCCGGCAGAAGTGCTCGGGTTCATTGAAGATGCTGCAGTTGTTGCGGTAGTACCCATCGCCATTGAAGATGTAGCAGCTACTGTAGTGCTCGGAACCACTGATGAAGTCGCCATAGTACTTGCAGTGCTTGGCGCCATTGACGACGTTGCAGTTGTTGCAGTAGTACTAGGATTCATCGAGGAAGTAGCAGTTCCTGCAGAAGTGCTCGGGTTCATTGAAGATGCTGCAGTTGTTGCAGTAGTACCCACCGTCATTGAAGATGTAGCAGCTACTGTAGTGCTCGGAACCACTGATGAAGTTGCCGCCGTTCCTACAGTGCTGGGTGCAATTGAGGACGTTGCAGTTGTTGCAGTAGTACTAGGATTCGTCGAGGAAGTAGCAGTTCCTGCAGAAGTGCTCGGGTTCATTGAAGATGCTGCAGTTGTTGCGGTAGTACCCATTGTCATTGAAGATGTAGCAGCTGCTGTAGTGCTCGGAACCACTGATGAAGTCGCCGTAGTACTTGCAGTGCTAGGCGCCATTGACGACATTGCTGTAGTACTAGGATTCATCGAGGAAGTAGCAGTTCCTGCAGAAGTGCTCGGGTTCATTGAAGATGTTGCAGTTGTTGCGGTAGTACCCACCGTCATTGAAGATGTAGCAGCTGCTGTAGTGCTCGGAACCACTGATGAAGTCGCCGCCGTACCTACAGTGCTGGGTGCCATTGAGGACGTTGCAGTTGTTGCTGTAGTACTAGGATTCATCGAGGAAGTAGCAGTTCCTGCAGAAGTGCTCGGGTTCATTGAAGATGCTGCAGTTGTTGCGGTAGTACCCATCGCCATTGAAGATGTAGCAGCTACTGTAGTGCTCGGAACCACTGATGAAGTCGCCATAGTACTTCCAGTGCTTGGCGCCATTGACGACGTTGCAGCAGTTGCTGTAGTACTAGGATTCACCGAGGAAGTAGCAGTTCCGGCAGAAGTGCTCGGGTTCATTGAAGATGCTGCAGTTGTTGCGGTAGTACCCATCGCCATTGAAGATGTAGCAGCTACTGTAGTGCTCGGAACCACTGATGAAGTCGCCATAGTACTTGCAGTGCTTGGCGCCATTGACGACGTTGCAGCAGTTGCTGTAGTACTAGGATTCATCGAGGAAGTAGCAGTTCCGGCAGAAGTGCTCGGGTTCATTGAAGATGCTGCAGTTGTTGCGGTAGTACCCATCGCCATTGAAGATGTAGCAGCTACTGTAGTGCTCGGAAC CACTGATGAAGTCGCCGCCGTACCTACAGTGCTGGGTGCCATTGAGGACGTTGCAGTTGTTGCTGTAGTACTAGGATTCATCGAGGAAGTAGCAGTTCCGGCAGAAGTGCTCGGGTTCATTGAAGATGCTGCAGTTGTTGCGGTAGTACCCATCGCCATTGAAGATGTAGCAGCTACTGTAGTGCTCGGAACCACTGATGAAGTCGCCATAGTACTTCCAGTGCTTGGCGCCATTGACGACGTTGCAGCAGTTGCTGTAGTACTAGGATTCATCGAGGAAGTAGCAGTTCCGGCAGAAGTGCTCGGGTTCATTGAAGATGCTGCAGTTGTTGCGGTTGTACCCACCGTCATTGAGGATGTAGCAGCTACTGTAGTGCTTGGAACCACTGATGAAGTCGCCGTAGTACTTGCAGTGCTTTGCGCCATTGACGACGTTGCAGCAGTTGCTGTAGTACTAGGATTCATCGAGGAAGTAGCAGTTCCTGCAGAAGTGCTCGGGTTCATTGAAGATGCTGCAGTTGTTGCGGTAGTACCCACCATCATTGAAGATGTAGGAGCTACTGTAGTGCTCGGAACCACTGATGAAGTCACTGCCGTCCCTACAGTGCTGGGTGCCATTGACGAAGTTGCAGCAGTTGCTGTAGTACTAGGATTCATCGAGGAAGTAGCAGTTCCGGCAGAAGTGCTCGGGTTCATTGAAGATGTTGCAGTTGTTGCGGTAGTACCCACCGTCATTGAAGATGTAGCAGCTGCTGTAGTGCTCGGAACCACTGATGAAGTCGCCGCCGTACCTACAGTGCTGGGTGCCATTGAGGACGTTGCAGTTGTTGCTGTAGTACTAGGATTCATCGAGGAAGTAGCAGTTCCGGCAGAAGTGCTCGGGTTCATTGAAGATGCTGCAGTTGTTGCGGTAGTACCCATCGCCATTGAAGATGTAGCAGCTACTGTAGTGCTCGGAACCACTGATGAAGTCGCCATAGTACTTCCAGTGCTTGGCGCCATTGACGACGTTGCAGCAGTTGCTGTAGTACTAGGATTCATCGAGGAAGTAGCAGTTCCGGCAGAAGTGCTCGGGTTCATTGAAGATGCTGCAGTTGTTGCGGTTGTACCCACCGTCATTGAGGATGTAGCAGCTATTGTAGTGCTTGGAACCACTGATGAAGTCGCCGTAGTACTTGCAGTGCTTTGCGCCATTGACGACGTTGCAGCAGTTGCTGTAGTACTAGGATTCATCGAGGAAGTAGCAGTTCCTGCAGAAATGCTCGGGTTCATTGAAGATGCTGCACTTGTTGCGGTAGTACCCGTTGTAATTGAAGATATAGAACCTACTGTAGTGCTCGGAACCACTGATGAAGACGCGGCCGTACCTACAGTGCTGGGTGCCATTGACGACGTTGCAGCAGTTCCTATAGTACTAGGATTCATCGAGGAAGTAGCAGGTCCTGGAGAAGTGCTTGGGTTCATCGAAGATGCTGCAGTTGTACCCACCGTCATTGAGGATGTAGCAGCTACTGTAGTGCTCGGAACCACTGATGAAGTCGCCGCCGTACCTACAGTGCTAG ATGCTGCAGTTGTTGCGGTAGTACCCACCATCATTGAAGATGTAGGAGCTACTGTAGTGCTCGGAACCACTGATGAAGTCACTGCCGTCCCTACAGTGCTGGGTGCCATTGACGAAGTTGCAGCAGTTGCTGTAGTACTAGGATTCATCGAGGAAGTAGCAGTTCCTGCAGAAGTGCTCGGGTTCATTGAAGATGCTGCAGTTGTTGCGGTAGTACCCACCGTCATTGAAGATGTAGCAGCTGCTGTAGTGCTCGGAACCACTGATGAAGTCGCCGCCGTACCTACAGTGCTGGGTGCCATTGAGGACGTTGCAGTTGTTGCTGTAGTACTAGGATTCATCGAGGAAGTAGCAGTTCCGGCAGAAGTGCTCGGGTTCATTGAAGATGCTGCAGTTGTTGCGGTAGTACCCATCGCCATTGAAAATGTAGCAGCTACTGTAGTGCTCGGAACCACTGATGAAGTCGCCATAGTACTTCCAGTGCTTGGCGCCATTGACGACGTTGCAGCAGTTGCTGTAGTACTAGGATTCATCGAGGAAGTAGCAGTTCCGGCAGAAGTGCTCGGGTTCATTGAAGATGCTGCAGTTGTTGCGGTAGTACCCATCGCCATTGAAGATGTAGCAGCTACTGTAGTGCTCGGAACCACTGATGAAGACGCGGCCGTACCTACAGTGCTGGGCGCCATTGAGGACGTTGCAGTTGTTGCAGTAGTACTAGGATTCATCGAGTTAGTAGCAGTTTCTGCAGAAGTGCTCGGGTTCATTGAAGATGCTGCAGTTGTTGCGGTAGTACCCACCATCATTGAAGATGTAGGAGCTACTGTAGTGCTCGGAACCACTGATGAAGTCGCCGCCGTACCTACAGTGCTGGGTGCCATTGAGGACGTTGCAGTTGTTGCAGTAGTACTAGGATTCATCGAGGAAGTAGCAGTTCCGGCAGAAGTGCTCGGGTTCATTGAAGATGCTGCAGTTGTTGCGGTAGTACCCACCGTCATTGAAGATGTAGCAGCTGCTGTAGTGCTCGGAACCACTGATGAAGTCGCCGCCGTACCTACAGTGCTGGTGCCATTGAGGACGTTGCAGTTGTTGCTGTAG